ATCTAAAGCCTAACATATGTATGACTGAAGATTTTAATCtaagagaaaaataacacatcTGACTTGGTACTAATTTCCCAAACTGCAAAATATTCAATATTACCAAGTAGAATCAGTGTATcaacatttctacaaaaaaaagaaaacaaaacaaaacccaagaCATCAACACAATGTGGCACTGATTTGTATGACAATATTCGCATTATAGTGCATTTTTCATGTCTAATAAACTGTAATTCAGTGACCACAGTGCTGAACTATTCCCTTATTCTGTGTAAGAGATAAAACCTAAAGTTAAGGAACATACATATAGATGTAGGTGTAGAATATAAGAGGAAAAGAGTACTTTTTAGCTGAAATAGCAAGTTCTCAATGGGATTGATATTTGATCAATAGATGCTTAAATGAAAACGGACTAAGACTTGATggattttacattaaaagaaaacagacttcGAAGAATGAGGTTGTGGTGACTCTTCAGTGCGATTACACATTAAACAGCACAACCCCTCCGTGAACAGCGTTTTGTTCAGTTTATGGTTCATGACGTGAGGTCCAACACTGCCCCAAACAGGGTTTAAGATCTATATATCCTACCTTCTACTAATCAGTGCAGGTCGTCTTATTAGACATCATTGGTCttagcttttaaaaacaaaatatatattaaaaaacaaaaaacaaacaaaaaaaaaaacgcttctTACACAGCTAAAAAGTATCTTTAAGTACACAAATCCAATATGAAAAGCATTTCGCAgtcaaaaatatacatttaatataaatgaaGCAAACATGTAGAGAATTCACCAAATGTTATTACAACACCATCTAGTTTTTAATCAAAAGCAGAGACATTTACAAACATAccaacaatgaaaataataaatgacaggagagaggggaagggggagaaaacatcaaacatgtaCCCTATAAAAACTGATCTCTAAACTGAATGTACACAGTACAGAGAGCCagggacaaataaaaaaaacaaaacaaaaaactaatagGATGTAATGTTTGTGTCTTCTATCTGGGGCTTGTGAGGGCAACTTTATTGTTTCTTTGCAAAAAAAGCATCACACATACTCATCCtcatatgaaataaaacatcataaaaataaaagagctgTTTGGaaagtttttctttcatctttagTTACCATGAGTATAGGTGTTTGGATAACAAAGCCTTACACAGGTCAGGGTCTTCCATCCACTGCTCTCAGTCAGGCAGACAAGATGAACAGACAGAAGTAtgggtgaaggaggagaggagaaaagaggtgggagggtggaggaagaggtggtTGTAAATCCTGCCCGGTCATGCAGGGTGGGAAGGTGGTGGTGCACTGAAAGCGTTCCTCCTGTGCCCTTCATCCATCCTTGATCCTCGTTAGCTGAAAGGTGTCAAAACGAAGGGTGGAGTTTGGTTTCGAGGCAGCCCAACAGTGAACATCCCCCCCCTTCCCTCATCATTAAACCTCTAGACTACACATAGTAAAGGTCAGAGCTGGGTTCAATTCACAATCAAATCTAAGAATGGAATTTATCCAAATCCACTTACTACTAATTTTGTGCTGACCGACAATTGtaagaagagaaaactgaaaaaaaaaaacattcaaccTAAAACTAATTTCATTTTAAGTCAACATTCTCATTTGACTGTGCATTGCCTCCAACCCTGGCAGTAACTGTTCATACTGCATTAATTTGAAGCATAATATATTGACTCATAACATGTGGTTACATTTTTATGAAGACAGACAGGCAATGACACCCATGTATAAAACTGTCAACTGCATCAAAGTCAAAGATGGACATGAGCTAAAGAGTTCACCTGAAGCAAAAACATTCATAGTCATGGTTTAGCTTCACACTACTCCCTattagagttttgttttttgttttataaaatttACTGGGAACGAGGTCAAATATTAGCCACAGAAAGAACCGATCAGCAACATTAATACCACTTTGTGGCATTactgttgtggtggacaggtgTCACTATGGACACTCTGGGTTGCAGACTGAAAGTCTGGATTCTTGGATATGACTCCCTTCATGGATCTTATGTTTATATGcttgtttgattttattgacaataagaaaatatactgacccctgtccaccacaaacTAAAAAGCACTAGGTGGTGTTAACGTTGTGGCTAATCGATGAATATCTGTGTATGCATATTTATGAAAGCTTATGTCAATTTACTGATCACCTTCCCTGTATCTTATCAAACAATCTCTCAAAGACTGGATTACTGCaaatttaaaattcattaagCTTCCTGTTAAAACAATGACACTTAAGCAAAATAAGggtgaaacacagaaagagcAGTAgatcaaaatataaaactacaaagAGGAAGGCATGCTTTTGACTTAGACACAGCAGGTACTACTTTGCTACAACTACCTCCCAGATCACAAGTAACAGAAAtatcattttaatgtgatttggTATAACCCTGTATGACCGAGAAAGTCCAGTAAGCGGTACAGGTATCTAAAAAGGCAACCTCTTGATCATAGACAGCTGCAAAGCTTCATTCGACTATCAACTATGACCCACCGATATTCCGCACCATTTAAAATCCCATTTACCAGAAATGCAATTTTTTTTCCAGACGAAATGACAACAGTTGAGATACAAATTTGGCATGCATTCCTAATATTGAAAATCAAGTTCACTGGGGCCTAAATAGACTGTTTTACCAGGCGCAAAATGCCAGAAGTGGTTTTAACACCAAAATGGCCTCAGTTAACAGGCACCAGGCAAAATCTGTACAGATAGCTCTTACATAGTTCAACGATTcaaattcacattaaaactCAATAAGTTCTCTGCTGTggaaatgattttgttttacataatgcatgactgcagacaaaaacaatttgACCAATATTTTACACAACACAGTAATTAAACTCAATGATACACTGGTAATTGAAGGGAACTAACATTCAACACAAGTGGAATGGGCATGAAATTTCGTCAATGGTCAAATTACATCCAAATATCAGACTAAGAACCTGCTGAACGTTTATTATAGTTCatagaaaacattcaaatgtatAGCAGTGTTTACAGCATGAAAATTAGACAAGTCAGAGCCAAACCAGGGTCGAACATTTCATAAAATACTAGCTGCAACTAAGCAGAGCACGACAGCCTGACGTGTGATACTTACCATTTTGAAATTCCCTTTAGATACTAGATACTGTGATAGAGGCCGGTAAAGCATTCACTGTAATGTAGCAAATactttaaataactttattaaactAACATTTTTGCAAGTACGCTATGAAACCAGATCATTTGAGTACTATAATAACATCAAAGTAAGTTTGTTAGATATTATTTCCCCTGTATTGAAATTAACATTTCTGCTTAACATGAACACTGACATTAATGAAGTTTAACTGAAATTCAGTTTGACCCTGGTTTGACATGAGTATGCTGGTTTTCAAAGTTATTACAGCAGCATACAGACTAATATATAGAATAAAAGGCTAGTATAGGCATAGCATAATTACTGTGTCCTCTCTAGAATGGCTAACGAAAGGTTATTACTGAAACTGCAGTGCTTTAAAAAGATTTGCCATTAGCTGTTACCTATATGAATATGtacaaattatatattataagtgatatcacacaagaaaaaacatctaCTTTCTGTTTAACAAAAGAGGTTCCCAATGGACAAAGTCATACTACAATTAGATGGAACAGAGGTCAGATCAACTCAGCTAATGACTAAGTTACATTCATTTGGTGGGAGATGGGCCTGTTTTCAGACTTCAGCAACTCCACAAGCAAAACCACCCCAATTAATAGTTCTTAGCATGAGGCGCAGAgacacaaataatttaaagtagTTTACAAAGAGTGTTCCCTGCTCGATGAGCACAACTCttaagaaatttaaaaaagaaaattcagtcTGTGGGATTATTTTAGATTGAGAAGAATTATATAGGGTGATATCTACTGGACAGAGATGCTGAAGGGTCAGTGTAACTGATTAAGCTCTGCTAAGTACTGGTTTACACAACACCACAAACATCTTAGGGCTTTGGCAGTAAAGGACATcagcacaacacaaaactgTTCACACCTGATTTTTCAACGGTAGTTCCGTAAACTTTACAAAAAGGTTATGATGTTGTTCAACACGCAAGTGACTCATTGGAAGAAAGCATCTACCcattaaaaattacaaaattatactgtacatctatcAAAAACACTGGATATGACAAATTTACATCTACAATATTTACCTCTAATAATTTGAGAGCAACACAATTAGTGTGATAACAGTAATAGTTGTTTACAAGTCAGTGTCAACTAGGTTCAGATGAATTTATCTACAACTCATCCATAACATGACTTAACATCGCTAACGAGCTGGCAAAATGCATAGTATTGTGAGCCAAAACACTCCATAACACTgatttttaatcattaaaatcAACTGTAGCCTAAAGGGAAATTTCAAGACATGTAAGGGTCACATAGAAAACTAATATTACAATACGACTAACATGTTTCAGTCCACGCCAAATTCCAAATAGCATATCATGAATTAACTCTGACATTAAAATTTTAGTCTATGTCCATCAAAAGGCCACAGAcatagatttattttcattttttcccccccttcACCTCAAATGTCTTACAGTGAGGTACAAAAGGTTCAGTAGGGAGCAACACTAGGCTGCAAAACATTCAATGTGACAATGGTAAAATGCCAGGAAATATTACTGACATGCAAATATGGTAAAATTACATTGTCAACAATTTgtgtccaaaaaacaaaaataaaatcaataagaTACTGATACCGTTTGATATTTAAATTTCCCTTAATAATAACATGACAACCTTTAAACTGAATGGGTAAAATGTATACAACATTACTATGAATGGAAATGTTACAAAATGCAGATTGGTCTACTgttgacaaaacattttaattatttttctaaaaatacatttagatttGAACAGGCCATACAAAATGCATCTATATTAAGTACTGTGAAAAATGATTAGGAATACTCTGAAATCTAAATCGAGCGCATCACACTGACAAACcaacttagttttttttacttcaagTTGGCATTTAATGAAATGCTAAATCACTGAAACTTGCTACTCGTGCCGGACAAATTCAGCTTTTGATCCACTGGCCATAGTTGCTGGTAAAACTCAAAATCCAGATATTTCCACTTTAACAAACCAATTTTATGTTCAGCAAAGATGAATTTACACAGATTATTTTCACAGCCTAAAAACATGTAACAATATCTGGTTAGTACTGCTTATGTCACAAGTATAAACTGGTAGTTATGGATTTGTGGTCAGTTTTGCAATTttgcaggggaaaaaaagttgCCAATGAATTTTGTAATTTACCAACTTCAGAAGCCTATAGACCAAAAATTCACAGTCAACccacaaaataattttttcagTAATTTGCCAACATATGTAAAAACTTTTGGAGGAATCacagcatatatatatatatatatacacacacgtctCATACAAATTCCATAAGtggaaaacagcacagtgaatACAACGAGTATTGGGTACATTTTCTGAAAGGCAAAATGAGTGAGAACTGAAGAAAAGTAGACCTACCTTGTACCTACCTGGAACCAAAGAGAGTTTTCAaagccctctcctggcttaaCCATTCTCTCCTCATCCCCTTAGTCAAAATGTTAAGAGTTTTAAATGAAACCAAATAGATTATTtgatcacatttacattttttgcgTCAGTTAGTTGCTTGGCAATTGTGAGTTTAATTGGAGCCGAATCCAGCTAGTAGAAGAGGTAAGCAATCAAAAGAGGGCAATGTAAAacttctgttcttctgttaCTAGTTTGACTTGGTCCAGATCCAACACAAATGTAGTGATGAAGAAGACAGAATAGATCttatgacagaaaaaaaacacaaacataaaaagacaaaaatttAAAGAAGTTGTACATACCTGCCCCTCTCGCCTAACGGTGTCGGTACTcccgctccctctctctttcccggTCTCTGTCACGGTCCCTCTCTCGATGGCGGTCCCGCTCCCGACTTCGTTCTCGGTAATAGTCCTCATGCCTGTCACGACTGCGAGACTTGTGACGTCTGCTTTTTTCTCTGGAGCGACTATGGTCACGTTCCCTGGAGCGCTCTCGCCTGGCAGAGACAAAGCAGCATCATTAGGCTTTCAGAGCTTTAAATACTAATCTTATGGGACCAATTCCCAATTCGAAGTAGTAATTCAGGCTACAGTCAACTGTAAATATAggttacaaaaacaaagcaaccaAGGGAGAAATGGTCCACACAGCCTTAATGCCATATTTAAATGTTACCCCAGTAATTCACAATCTTACCTGGAGGCAGAGCCATAGCTTTTTGACTCAATTCCATGAAGACAGTCCTGCAGAGAACTGATTAAGACCTTACAGCGGTCATCTGCTGACACTTTGGACTGCTTAATCAGACTGATGGCTGTCACCAGGGTCTCGATAGCACTGCCATAATCGGCTGAAGAGACAAGAAAAGTATGTGTTAAACTTTGATTTTGTCCCAATGTTTGTACTTTCGGCATCAAACTCACTGTATCCATTTTACTAGGCGTTACCTGCACTGGCATCCGATACAGCCCTGGATATGGCGCTGGAGGAGATGGCTCTGTTCCTGTTCATGATCTCCTCAAACTCTGCCTCACTTAGAGGGGTACGTGAAGCCTCCATCTCCCTACAGAAACAAATGTCATGAAAGCTCTTatgtttcacagtaaaatgtgtaCTTCTGTTCAACATATCATCATCAACATACCCTTAAGTTCATAATTCTTACACTTTCTAAAAAAAGCGATATCCGTTTAGCTGAACACATGATATGAACATAATAGAAGTTCCcattttattcatttgcacACTACATCATCACCCTTACCGGCCTCCAGGACCATAGTCTCCTCTCTCGTATGGTGGAGGGCGTCCGTATGGGTCATTTGGTCCTGGGGGTCCTCGGCTGTCGTTGGGGGGCATGCTGTTATTACCAGGTGGGGGGAAAAATGCAGGGTTTACATGAGGGGCTGGTGGTGGTCCACCTGGTGGGGGACCTTGCATGTGTGGAGGTGGAGCCAAAGCCATGGGAGGTCCAATGGGACCTGGAGGACGAGGAGGGAAGGGCCCTGGGGGTGGTGGACCCTGCTGAGGAGGTGGTGGACCAGGAGGAGGGCCGTAACCTGGAGGAGGGGGGCCTGGGGGCATTGGTCCCATTGGTGGCTGGCCAAACTGACCCGGGAAGAGAACAGGAGGGGGAGGCCTGTCACCACGATTTGGGGGACCAGCAAGGGGTGGGGGAAGGCCTTGGCCAGGAGGTGGAGGACCTGGAGGGCCAGGAGGACCCGGTGGGCCAGGAGGGGGACGTGGTGGACCCTGCATTCCACctggggaaaataaaaacaaaatacaaaaagacacaaaagacaTAACATGAGCTTAAGTAAATATTTTAGGGGAACAATGGAAGAAAATGTACTAAAtactggtttaaaaaaaaaaaaaaaaaaatcctgtggGCCGTGCCCATTGATAATACAACTGTTTATTAGTTTGCGTCCTTTTAATAGACAGATACTGAAGCAGCACCCTTGTATGCTGTATGTGCAGCTGCCCAACATCAATTTTCCACTTTTCACCAGGAGGAAAATTGATACTTTGGATACTGACTGAGGCAGTTCAAAGCAGGGCCAATGATACAGACAGATAAGGAACAGCAAGCTACAGCTACAGGGAGCcgcaaatgaaaaagaaacaaaataatgtgGAAAATTAAATCAGACGGAAACGTGATGTAATGAGGACACACACTCAGCAAATTATCTTAAGCAAGCAGTTTTAAAAATTGGAGGCCTATTTATTGTTGGATTTTTTCCGGTGTTTGAGTGCGCTGCTGTATTTTCACAAAGTCAATGTGGCTTCATCAGATGCCATTTAGAACAAATGAGGACTACTTGGGCTTGGAACTTTACAATATGATTTAAATATCTTCTTGACGTTGATCCTTGGCTGACTGAGTAAAAATAGACTTGTGTTGTATGAATTCATACAACatgaacaacacaaaatgacttGAAAAGTTTTTGTTATAACCTCAAAAGAACTGCACACATAAAATTAAGTCCGTTTTAGTTTACCTCAGAATAGTTACCCTGACCTGGGCCAACAGTAGTAGTCAACCAACTGACCGGCTgatctttgacatttttaaattgacaaGCATCGGCTGATATTTCAGCTCATACTggacaattaataaaaaaacatcactcaTCGTTAACCTACTTTGAAATCATTTTACGCGCAGAAAGTCAAGAAGGTAGTCAAGCACCTgttaaacatgcacaaactctCAGAATAATTAACATCCCACATTCCTGAGAAGTTCCAGGAGTTTCTCAACATCTTAAAAGCGTCTCTGTGATTCCCGCAAAAATAATTTaccaaatattttttctttttgaggcCAGGTGGCCTACCATGTTGAGTTACACTTCAGCATATTTCAGCCATAAAAAACCCACATTGGTGGACCACTAGCCAACAGTAAGGGATTTAAAGATTTTGTTGATTCATTCAACTAAGAGTTTGGTTAAACACGCTATCGATCAAATCAATGGAGGTGTTTCACCTCTTCCATGCCAGCTCCCGTTCCTGCCCCCTGGCGGGAAGGGACTGAAACTCATATCCATCAGAGGGCCATCTTGGTGCCTAATCAGATCTGGTCTCATTCCCGAGCCTAATGGGGAAGAAAGCAAACCAATCACAACTCTTCCCTTCTGAAACTTCTGCCTGAAGGCCTGTCACAACCCAGCAGCACAGGGCACCAGCCACTAAGCAAAACAAGAAATCTGAAAGGTGGGATGGTGGGCAAGatgcaaaaatggaaaaaggaaGAGCTGACAACTCCATTCTTTTCTACTACAAGTGTAAGGCAGCCAATCCAAGAAGTTCAAGGTTGGCAGCTTGCCAAGCAAAGCTTTGAGCAAACCGCTAGTCAAGGAATGGTATTGGAAATTGTCAGCGAGCAGAAAACTGGAGCGGAGGAAGGATTATTTCTTCAAGTACTAGTGAAGGggtcaataaaataaaaataataaaaggtaaagaaaacatgcaaagGCATGGCCCTGCAAGAAGATCGAAGGGTAACGATGCCCTCACTAGAAAAACTACAACAGACAAGCCTTGCATCCATGCAGGTGTGAATAGCAGCAAagtttttaatgcatttttcatTGTGTGATGATTGCTTCAGAATATTGCGCTGCTATATTACGTCCTCCCAATTCGCCCattcaaacatatttttgaCAATCACATTGTTCAGTCTAACGACGTCAGTAATAGATTCAACAACGTCCCGTGGCTACTTTCCAACACTTGTatgaagtttaaaaataaaagaaaataaataaaaataaatattgaaatgtcTGAACTTTGGCAGCTAGATATTTAGAATCTGCCAACAGTTCAGACACTGAACCTACACTCAGTCTTTAAATTGTGAAAGTAAATATAACAACTGAACTTCCTGAAGTCAGATTTAATATTCAAGTTTAATATTATAGAATGTTTACATAACTTAATCTACCCATTAACTCTTCAACCTGTACTTTCAATACTGCCCTTTAACTGACTGAACTCACAAGGACATTGTCTCCACCATTATGAGTAACACCTGTAACCAAACTAACCAGGGAAATGTGGTGGTGGCCCTCCGGGCCCAACAGGTCCAGGGAAGCGGTCTCCTCCAGGGCCAGGCGGCCCAGGAAACCTGCCTTTGCCTCGACCTCCCATGGGGAAACCTCCACGAGGGCCTGCTCCAGGGGGCCCAGCTTTACCTTCCCCAGACATCTGGCCTGACTGAGCACCTGAgaatgtttatatgtttaaattaaaaaaataaaaaaggttttacactTGTGCTATATGCTGTATGTATTATAGACCGAGTCAGTAGCTGCAGCACTATTTACTAGCATAACTGCCTGTACTAAAATTGTTAATCATGGAGCAGTGTATGCAGTTTAGCAGACAAACTGAAATCTTAACATAACTAGTTACAAACAGCACTGTAACACACCTAAATCAACTCTTGCTGACTAAACATTAAGTTATGCAGAAGCCATTTGAGCATTTGTCCTACTTACTTTTGCGTGACTGCATCTCAAACTGGCTGAGGGACTGCTTGTTGCATGGCGTGACAATTGGATTTTGACCATGGAGCTCCCTCTTTGATAGCAGCTCCATTAACTTCCTGGATGATGCTTCTGaacccacacacaccaaagcAAACCTGGGAGACACATGCAGGACATACGCaattaaattcatgtttagAGTTAGACCTAGTTCAGACATTACAGAGACACAGCTTCTCAAATGCAATTTCACAATCTAGAGACTAGTTCTGCATTAAATTACTTTAGTAAACTAAGTTGGAACCCCTTGATGCACCGGCACAGCGTATTACTGTGATTTAGTTCACTCATGTCACACATAGACAATTGTGTCCTCACCCTTTGGACTGCCCATTGGCTCGGTTTTCAAAGAACTTGATCTCCAGCACATCTGTGATGCCTATTGACCGGATGGCTTCTGTCAGGTCCTCATCTGTCGTCCACTGCATAACAGAAGAAAACTTTGTTTAGAGGTCTTTAAGGcctttttattaattagttgAAGTTGAAGAGCataagatttttttattttatttatatatatatatgagaatTCTGATACCCACCCATGTGAGGTTTCCTATGTAAAGGGCAATCCTTTTTCCTGTGTAGGTGTACACCACATTGGGTGGTGCgctcttccctccctctgtgcCACCTGGTGCAGGCAATGTGTCCAGGTAGTCACGATCTTCTGGAGCATCGCCATTATTGGCTGATGGGGATATTACATCATCGTACAGGTCGATCTGCTCGTGAACTGGGTAGTCGGCTTCCTGTGAGTggagtgaaattaaattaaattaggtCAGATCCCACCTTtagtgacaaaaaaaagtatagAAAAAGCATAATATTGTACATTCAACACTGTAGTGATTTGTTATTGGCCTTTATTTCCCATTTTAATGGGATTTGACAGTCTTTGACATTAAATCAGTTGCATTGTCTGAATGTATTGATAGCAGTACTGACACTCCTACTTAcacatatattaaatatactCACTGTGAAGATCATGTTAGAATAATAGCATAAAATGGCCAAAGGTGGACTCAACATTAacttactttaaattaaactcGCATGCAATCTGACACAACCGGATGCCTCAAATTTAGCCATTaggttcttatttatttatatacatatgtgGCTGCAAGTAAATCCAACTTATATATGACTTTATTAAATCAACAAACTCTCGTTAATGAAACGACATGCTGTACGACTTCCGTAACTCCAAGCTCAGTGGAAGAATAATGGGTGAACATATACAACATCTTTTGAACCCTTTTCACTCTAAAAAGAAGAATATAATATCTCTTGATACCCAACAAGTCATCTTCATCCCAGATTAGTTTGATAAGGTTTTAcctgtagtaaaaaaaaaggggCGTGTGGgcgagaaagaaaacaaacgcAGAGAAAACATTCATGCTACACGAAGCTAATGGTTACAAGCTAACAATCACAAACATTATCATTTCTACCTTATTATTTAACGCAATTACAATACCATTCGTTTCAACCTGGTATTTTATTGTGTGGCTTATCAACCCTAGCCAC
The window above is part of the Anabas testudineus chromosome 23, fAnaTes1.2, whole genome shotgun sequence genome. Proteins encoded here:
- the cpsf6 gene encoding cleavage and polyadenylation specificity factor subunit 6 isoform X1; amino-acid sequence: MADGVDHIDIYADVEEEFNQEADYPVHEQIDLYDDVISPSANNGDAPEDRDYLDTLPAPGGTEGGKSAPPNVVYTYTGKRIALYIGNLTWWTTDEDLTEAIRSIGITDVLEIKFFENRANGQSKGFALVCVGSEASSRKLMELLSKRELHGQNPIVTPCNKQSLSQFEMQSRKSAQSGQMSGEGKAGPPGAGPRGGFPMGGRGKGRFPGPPGPGGDRFPGPVGPGGPPPHFPGSGMRPDLIRHQDGPLMDMSFSPFPPGGRNGSWHGRGGMQGPPRPPPGPPGPPGPPGPPPPGQGLPPPLAGPPNRGDRPPPPVLFPGQFGQPPMGPMPPGPPPPGYGPPPGPPPPQQGPPPPGPFPPRPPGPIGPPMALAPPPHMQGPPPGGPPPAPHVNPAFFPPPGNNSMPPNDSRGPPGPNDPYGRPPPYERGDYGPGGREMEASRTPLSEAEFEEIMNRNRAISSSAISRAVSDASAADYGSAIETLVTAISLIKQSKVSADDRCKVLISSLQDCLHGIESKSYGSASRRERSRERDHSRSREKSRRHKSRSRDRHEDYYRERSRERDRHRERDRDRDREREREREYRHR
- the cpsf6 gene encoding cleavage and polyadenylation specificity factor subunit 6 isoform X2; its protein translation is MADGVDHIDIYADVEEEFNQEADYPVHEQIDLYDDVISPSANNGDAPEDRDYLDTLPAPGGTEGGKSAPPNVVYTYTGKRIALYIGNLTWWTTDEDLTEAIRSIGITDVLEIKFFENRANGQSKGFALVCVGSEASSRKLMELLSKRELHGQNPIVTPCNKQSLSQFEMQSRKSAQSGQMSGEGKAGPPGAGPRGGFPMGGRGKGRFPGPPGPGGDRFPGPVGPGGPPPHFPGGMQGPPRPPPGPPGPPGPPGPPPPGQGLPPPLAGPPNRGDRPPPPVLFPGQFGQPPMGPMPPGPPPPGYGPPPGPPPPQQGPPPPGPFPPRPPGPIGPPMALAPPPHMQGPPPGGPPPAPHVNPAFFPPPGNNSMPPNDSRGPPGPNDPYGRPPPYERGDYGPGGREMEASRTPLSEAEFEEIMNRNRAISSSAISRAVSDASAADYGSAIETLVTAISLIKQSKVSADDRCKVLISSLQDCLHGIESKSYGSASRRERSRERDHSRSREKSRRHKSRSRDRHEDYYRERSRERDRHRERDRDRDREREREREYRHR